The Microcebus murinus isolate Inina chromosome 26, M.murinus_Inina_mat1.0, whole genome shotgun sequence genome contains a region encoding:
- the G3BP2 gene encoding ras GTPase-activating protein-binding protein 2 isoform X2, with amino-acid sequence MVMEKPSPLLVGREFVRQYYTLLNKAPEYLHRFYGRNSSYVHGGVDASGKPQEAVYGQNDIHHKVLSLNFSECHTKIRHVDAHATLSDGVVVQVMGLLSNSGQPERKFMQTFVLAPEGSVPNKFYVHNDMFRYEDEVFGDSEPELDEESEDEVEEEQEERQPSPEPVQENANSGYYEAHPVTNGIEEPLEESSHEPEPEPESETKPEEMKPQVEEKNLDELEEKSATPPPAEPVSLPQEPPKAFSWASVTSKNLPPSGTVSSSGIPPHVKAPVSQPRVEAKPEVQSQPPRVREQRPRERPGFPPRGPRPGRGDMEQNDSDNRRIIRYPDSHQLFVGNLPHDIDENELKEFFMSFGNVVELRINTKGVGGKLPNFGFVVFDDSEPVQRILIAKPIMFRGEVRLNVEEKKTRAARERETRGGGDDRRDIRRNDRGPGGPRGIVGGGMMRDRDGRGPPPRGGMAQKLGSGRGTGQMEGRFTGQRR; translated from the exons CATGGTGGAGTAGATGCTAGTGGAAAGCCCCAGGAAGCTGTTTATGGCCAAAAT GATATACACCACAAAGTGTTATCTCTGAACTTCAGTGAATGTCATACTAAAATTCGTCATGTGGATGCTCATGCAACCTTGAGTGATGGAGTAGTTGTCCAGGTCATGGGTTTGCTGTCTAACAGTGGACAGCCAGAGAGGAAGTTTATGCAAACCTTTGTTCTGGCTCCTGAA GGATCTGTTCCAAATAAGTTTTATGTTCACAATGATATGTTTCGTTACGAAGATGAAGTATTTGGTGATTCTGAACCAGAACTCGATGAAG AATCAGAAGATGAGGTagaagaagaacaagaagaaaggCAACCATCTCCTGAACCTGTGCAAGAAAATGCTAACAGTGGTTACTATGAAGCCCACCCTGTGAC tAATGGCATAGAGGAGCCTTTGGAAGAGTCCTCTCATGAACCTGAACCAGAGCCAGAATCTGAAACAAAACCTGAAGAGATGAAACCACAGGTTGAGGAGAAGAACTTAGACGAATTAGAGGAGAAGTCTGCTACTCCTCCTCCTGCAGAACCTGTTTCTCTGCCACAAGAACCACCAAAG GCTttctcctgggcttcagtgaCCAGTAAAAACCTGCCTCCTAGTGGTACTGTTTCTTCCTCTGGAATTCCACCCCATGTTAAAGCACCAGTCTCACAG cCAAGAGTTGAAGCTAAACCAGAAGTTCAGTCTCAGCCACCTCGTGTGCGTGAACAACGGCCTAGAGAACGACCTGGTTTCCCTCCTAGAGGACCAAGACCAG GCAGAGGAGATATGGAACAGAATGACTCTGACAACCGTAGGATAATTCGTTATCCGGACAGTCATCAACTTTTTGTTGGTAACTTGCCACATGATATTGATGAAAATGAACTGAAAGAATTCTTCATGA GTTTTGGAAACGTTGTGGAACTTCGCATCAATACCAAGGGTGTTGGGGGAAAGCTTCCAAATTTTGGTTTTGTGGTTTTTGATGACTCTGAACCAGTTCAGAGAATCTTAATTGCAAAA CCAATTATGTTTCGAGGGGAAGTACGTTTAaatgtggaagagaaaaaaacaagagctGCAAGGGAGCGAGAAACCAGAGGTGGTGGTGATGACCGCAGGGATATTAGGCGCAACGATCGGGGTCCTGGTGGTCCACGTGGAATAGTGGGTGGTGGAATGATGCGTGATCGTGATGGAAGAGGGCCTCCTCCAAGAGGTGGCATGGCACAGAAACTGGGCTCTGGAAGAGGAACCGGGCAAATGGAAGGCCGCTTCACAGGACAACGTCGCTGA
- the G3BP2 gene encoding ras GTPase-activating protein-binding protein 2 isoform X4 yields the protein MVMEKPSPLLVGREFVRQYYTLLNKAPEYLHRFYGRNSSYVHGGVDASGKPQEAVYGQNDIHHKVLSLNFSECHTKIRHVDAHATLSDGVVVQVMGLLSNSGQPERKFMQTFVLAPEGSVPNKFYVHNDMFRYEDEVFGDSEPELDEESEDEVEEEQEERQPSPEPVQENANSGYYEAHPVTNGIEEPLEESSHEPEPEPESETKPEEMKPQVEEKNLDELEEKSATPPPAEPVSLPQEPPKPRVEAKPEVQSQPPRVREQRPRERPGFPPRGPRPGRGDMEQNDSDNRRIIRYPDSHQLFVGNLPHDIDENELKEFFMSFGNVVELRINTKGVGGKLPNFGFVVFDDSEPVQRILIAKPIMFRGEVRLNVEEKKTRAARERETRGGGDDRRDIRRNDRGPGGPRGIVGGGMMRDRDGRGPPPRGGMAQKLGSGRGTGQMEGRFTGQRR from the exons CATGGTGGAGTAGATGCTAGTGGAAAGCCCCAGGAAGCTGTTTATGGCCAAAAT GATATACACCACAAAGTGTTATCTCTGAACTTCAGTGAATGTCATACTAAAATTCGTCATGTGGATGCTCATGCAACCTTGAGTGATGGAGTAGTTGTCCAGGTCATGGGTTTGCTGTCTAACAGTGGACAGCCAGAGAGGAAGTTTATGCAAACCTTTGTTCTGGCTCCTGAA GGATCTGTTCCAAATAAGTTTTATGTTCACAATGATATGTTTCGTTACGAAGATGAAGTATTTGGTGATTCTGAACCAGAACTCGATGAAG AATCAGAAGATGAGGTagaagaagaacaagaagaaaggCAACCATCTCCTGAACCTGTGCAAGAAAATGCTAACAGTGGTTACTATGAAGCCCACCCTGTGAC tAATGGCATAGAGGAGCCTTTGGAAGAGTCCTCTCATGAACCTGAACCAGAGCCAGAATCTGAAACAAAACCTGAAGAGATGAAACCACAGGTTGAGGAGAAGAACTTAGACGAATTAGAGGAGAAGTCTGCTACTCCTCCTCCTGCAGAACCTGTTTCTCTGCCACAAGAACCACCAAAG cCAAGAGTTGAAGCTAAACCAGAAGTTCAGTCTCAGCCACCTCGTGTGCGTGAACAACGGCCTAGAGAACGACCTGGTTTCCCTCCTAGAGGACCAAGACCAG GCAGAGGAGATATGGAACAGAATGACTCTGACAACCGTAGGATAATTCGTTATCCGGACAGTCATCAACTTTTTGTTGGTAACTTGCCACATGATATTGATGAAAATGAACTGAAAGAATTCTTCATGA GTTTTGGAAACGTTGTGGAACTTCGCATCAATACCAAGGGTGTTGGGGGAAAGCTTCCAAATTTTGGTTTTGTGGTTTTTGATGACTCTGAACCAGTTCAGAGAATCTTAATTGCAAAA CCAATTATGTTTCGAGGGGAAGTACGTTTAaatgtggaagagaaaaaaacaagagctGCAAGGGAGCGAGAAACCAGAGGTGGTGGTGATGACCGCAGGGATATTAGGCGCAACGATCGGGGTCCTGGTGGTCCACGTGGAATAGTGGGTGGTGGAATGATGCGTGATCGTGATGGAAGAGGGCCTCCTCCAAGAGGTGGCATGGCACAGAAACTGGGCTCTGGAAGAGGAACCGGGCAAATGGAAGGCCGCTTCACAGGACAACGTCGCTGA